From the genome of Pueribacillus theae, one region includes:
- the fadH gene encoding 2,4-dienoyl-CoA reductase, translated as MKGQTVIITGGSSGMGFGMAKHFVEKGANVAITGRKLDKLEEAKAQIDPSNNQVIGIQMDVRNPEDAERMVNETKEAFGKIDHLVNNAAGNFIVDAEELTVNGWNAVINIVLNGTFYCTHAVGKDWIKNGQNGSILNMLATYAWGAAPGVVHSASAKAGVLAMTRTLAVEWGAKYGIRANAIAPGPIENTGGADRLFGSEEAAKRTIESVPLKRLGTSEEVAKLAAFLLSEDASYINGEVVSIDGGQQFNKKSFL; from the coding sequence ATGAAGGGACAAACGGTAATTATTACGGGTGGATCTAGTGGAATGGGGTTTGGAATGGCTAAACATTTTGTGGAAAAAGGGGCCAACGTTGCCATTACAGGAAGAAAACTAGACAAACTGGAAGAGGCAAAAGCACAGATTGATCCAAGCAATAACCAAGTGATAGGCATACAAATGGACGTAAGAAATCCAGAGGATGCGGAACGCATGGTAAATGAAACAAAAGAAGCCTTCGGCAAAATCGATCATCTTGTGAACAATGCCGCAGGCAACTTTATCGTTGATGCCGAAGAACTAACAGTAAACGGATGGAATGCGGTGATTAATATTGTGTTGAACGGTACATTCTACTGCACACATGCCGTCGGTAAAGACTGGATAAAAAATGGCCAAAACGGGTCAATCCTGAATATGCTCGCTACATATGCATGGGGTGCAGCACCAGGAGTTGTCCATTCGGCAAGCGCGAAAGCCGGAGTATTGGCGATGACTCGTACCCTTGCAGTGGAATGGGGTGCAAAATATGGCATTCGCGCTAATGCGATCGCTCCTGGGCCAATTGAAAATACAGGCGGGGCTGATCGGCTCTTCGGTTCAGAGGAAGCGGCAAAGCGTACAATTGAGAGTGTCCCATTGAAACGTCTTGGCACATCAGAAGAAGTTGCCAAACTTGCTGCATTTCTTCTTTCAGAGGATGCTTCTTATATAAATGGGGAAGTCGTTTCGATTGACGGAGGACAACAGTTTAACAAAAAGTCTTTTCTATGA
- a CDS encoding MBL fold metallo-hydrolase, which translates to MLNELDVIPITIELPFRLNHVNCFLAEGENGWIIMDTALNNETARSAWEKALQGKEVDTIYISHYHPDHFGYAGGLQKKTGATVWMTKIDEENGLNSWEPGHLDTLIDNYRLLGTPGELSGDMFENTEDFVQLVTPYPNVQKHFEEGQIVPFGKYEYEVFETPGHSEGMIVLFNKEKSVLFSTDHILPKITPNISYWFHGNPNPLQQFIDSLHKIKKLDAEYVIPSHGKPFLDANKRIDELIAHHDSRLNVVIDLLNEPLTAFEVCQNMFHKKLTIHESRFALGEALAHLQHLYFKGEITKQIVDGVYLFDRKK; encoded by the coding sequence ATGTTAAATGAACTAGATGTTATTCCTATAACGATTGAATTGCCATTTAGGCTTAACCATGTGAACTGTTTTTTAGCTGAAGGGGAGAACGGCTGGATCATTATGGACACTGCGCTAAACAATGAAACAGCCCGATCCGCATGGGAGAAAGCTCTCCAAGGAAAAGAAGTGGATACAATATACATTAGTCATTATCATCCGGATCATTTTGGCTATGCTGGAGGCTTGCAGAAAAAAACAGGGGCGACGGTGTGGATGACAAAAATAGATGAAGAGAATGGGTTAAATTCGTGGGAGCCCGGACATCTCGATACACTCATAGACAATTATCGGCTTTTGGGAACGCCGGGTGAACTTTCTGGAGATATGTTTGAAAACACAGAGGATTTTGTCCAGCTTGTCACGCCATATCCAAACGTCCAGAAGCATTTTGAAGAAGGACAAATCGTACCTTTTGGGAAATATGAATATGAAGTATTTGAGACGCCGGGCCATTCTGAAGGAATGATTGTACTATTCAACAAAGAAAAAAGCGTTCTCTTCTCAACGGATCATATTTTGCCAAAAATCACACCGAATATTTCGTATTGGTTTCACGGCAACCCTAATCCGCTTCAGCAGTTTATTGATTCACTGCATAAAATAAAAAAACTTGATGCCGAATACGTCATTCCATCTCACGGCAAGCCATTTTTAGATGCGAATAAACGGATTGATGAGCTGATCGCCCATCACGATTCCCGTCTGAATGTTGTCATTGATCTGTTGAACGAACCTCTAACCGCTTTTGAAGTATGCCAAAACATGTTTCACAAAAAACTTACGATCCATGAGTCGCGTTTTGCACTTGGTGAAGCGCTCGCGCACCTGCAACATTTATATTTTAAAGGTGAAATCACAAAGCAGATTGTAGACGGTGTCTACCTTTTTGATCGTAAAAAGTGA
- the ytzI gene encoding YtzI protein produces MSATTIIIISILITLVVLYLSVWVVVKGYAYKHTVDTDEEAKAQHTNNLNEK; encoded by the coding sequence ATGTCAGCCACAACGATTATTATTATTTCGATTCTTATTACGCTTGTTGTTTTATATTTGAGTGTTTGGGTCGTTGTTAAAGGGTATGCCTATAAACATACAGTTGATACAGATGAAGAAGCTAAAGCGCAGCACACAAATAACTTAAATGAAAAATAG
- a CDS encoding long-chain fatty acid--CoA ligase: MMNTQLTLNTLLERAEKYFPKKEIISRTHAGMNRFTYAQFGKRTRSLASALEKLGVIRGDKIGTLAWNDHRHLEAYFAIPSMGAVLHTINIRLSVEHLTYIIRNAEDKILLIDKDFVPLIEQIKDNIPSVKAFVIMTDEEQLPDTTLAPVYHYEAIVSEGDENYAFPADLNENEAAGMCYTSATTGNPKGVLYTHRSIVLHSITLGLADTLAISESDIAMPVVPMFHVNAWGMPFAGVWFGTTLVLPGPSFTPKILAELIDSEGVTVTAGVPTVWLGLAQELETGKYATSSLTRVICGGSAAPLGLIRTYEEKFNIPFLHAYGMTETSPIVTVSRLKSYQQDLSNEEKLEIRAKQGLLVPGVEAKIVNENGEVKADGEDMGELLLRGPWITDSYYKEPEKTAETVKDGWLHTGDIATIDEEGFIKLVDRTKDLVKSGGEWISSVDLENALMAHEAVFEAAVVAVPHPRWQERPVAAVVLKDTYKDSVSKEDILEYLEPQFAKWWLPDDVIFMEEIPKTSVGKFLKRELREQLKDHLTSASK, from the coding sequence ATGATGAACACGCAGTTAACATTGAATACGTTGTTGGAGAGAGCAGAAAAATATTTTCCAAAAAAAGAAATCATTTCAAGAACACATGCCGGAATGAATCGATTTACGTATGCACAATTTGGAAAGCGTACAAGAAGCCTTGCAAGCGCATTGGAGAAACTAGGTGTGATTCGCGGCGATAAAATCGGGACGCTGGCGTGGAATGATCACCGCCACCTAGAGGCATATTTTGCAATACCTAGTATGGGGGCTGTTTTGCATACGATAAATATTCGATTATCAGTCGAACACTTAACGTATATTATTCGAAATGCTGAAGATAAAATTTTGCTGATTGATAAAGACTTTGTTCCTTTGATCGAACAAATTAAAGATAATATTCCTTCTGTGAAAGCGTTTGTTATTATGACGGATGAAGAGCAGCTGCCTGATACGACATTAGCCCCTGTCTATCACTATGAGGCAATCGTTTCTGAAGGGGATGAAAATTACGCTTTTCCAGCCGATCTTAATGAGAATGAGGCGGCCGGAATGTGCTACACATCTGCAACAACTGGAAATCCTAAAGGGGTGCTGTATACACACCGGAGCATCGTGCTTCACAGCATAACGCTCGGATTGGCAGATACGCTGGCGATATCAGAGTCCGATATCGCAATGCCTGTCGTCCCGATGTTTCATGTGAATGCGTGGGGCATGCCCTTTGCGGGAGTATGGTTCGGAACTACACTGGTGTTGCCGGGACCAAGTTTTACTCCGAAAATTCTTGCAGAACTGATCGATTCAGAAGGTGTCACCGTAACAGCCGGCGTACCAACAGTATGGCTTGGACTTGCACAAGAACTTGAAACAGGAAAATACGCCACGTCAAGCTTAACGAGGGTCATCTGTGGTGGTTCAGCTGCCCCTCTCGGCCTCATTCGCACCTATGAAGAAAAATTCAATATTCCGTTCCTTCATGCTTACGGCATGACGGAAACAAGCCCAATCGTAACCGTATCGCGCCTAAAAAGCTATCAACAGGATCTATCTAATGAAGAAAAGCTTGAAATCCGTGCAAAACAAGGATTGCTCGTCCCGGGAGTTGAAGCAAAGATTGTGAACGAAAATGGGGAAGTAAAAGCTGACGGAGAAGATATGGGAGAATTACTTCTTAGAGGCCCATGGATCACTGACAGCTATTACAAAGAACCTGAGAAAACCGCCGAGACAGTGAAAGATGGGTGGCTCCATACAGGCGATATCGCAACAATTGATGAAGAAGGATTTATTAAATTAGTCGACCGTACAAAGGATCTAGTGAAAAGCGGAGGAGAATGGATATCGTCCGTTGATTTGGAAAATGCCCTTATGGCACATGAAGCTGTTTTTGAAGCGGCGGTTGTTGCAGTACCTCATCCACGTTGGCAAGAGCGGCCAGTGGCGGCTGTTGTGTTAAAAGATACGTATAAAGACAGTGTTTCAAAAGAAGATATTCTTGAATATTTAGAGCCCCAGTTTGCGAAATGGTGGCTTCCGGATGATGTCATTTTTATGGAAGAAATTCCAAAAACGTCAGTAGGCAAATTTCTAAAGCGCGAATTGCGTGAGCAATTAAAGGATCACCTAACTTCTGCAAGTAAGTAA
- a CDS encoding acyl-CoA dehydrogenase family protein, with the protein MKHLYLTDEHHIFRHSFRKFLETEAIPYYDEWEKNRIIPRDFWKKMGQQGFLCPDVDEAYNGSGVDWGFNIVINEELERIGSSMIGISLHNDIVVPYITTYGTEEQKKRWLPKCVKGEMITAIAMTEPGTGSDLANIKTTAIKDGDHYIVNGQKTFITNGIQSDLVIAACKTDPKAEPKHKGISLLAIERGTSGFSRGRKLDKVGLHSQDTAELIFEDCRVPAENVIGQEGEGFHYMMEKLQQERLVVALAAQVASEEMLSTTVEYVKSREAFGKPISKFQNTQFKIVEMATKIEVSRAFLDQLIARHMEGENVVTKISMAKWWITDMAKQIASECMQLHGGYGYMEEYKIARRYRDIPVMAIYAGTNEIMKTIIAKNMKL; encoded by the coding sequence GTGAAGCATTTGTATTTAACGGATGAACATCATATATTTCGCCATTCTTTTCGTAAATTTTTAGAAACGGAAGCGATTCCATATTATGATGAGTGGGAAAAGAACCGTATCATCCCGAGAGATTTTTGGAAAAAAATGGGACAGCAAGGGTTTCTCTGTCCTGATGTTGATGAAGCATACAATGGCTCAGGTGTCGATTGGGGGTTTAATATCGTTATAAATGAGGAGCTTGAACGAATTGGATCGTCAATGATTGGAATTAGCTTGCACAATGATATCGTTGTTCCATACATTACAACGTATGGAACAGAGGAGCAGAAGAAGCGTTGGCTACCGAAGTGTGTGAAGGGTGAAATGATTACAGCAATCGCAATGACAGAACCCGGAACAGGATCCGATTTGGCCAATATTAAGACGACCGCAATCAAAGACGGGGATCATTATATTGTCAATGGGCAAAAAACCTTTATTACAAACGGCATCCAATCAGATCTCGTCATTGCCGCTTGCAAAACCGATCCGAAAGCTGAACCGAAACACAAGGGAATTAGCCTCTTGGCAATCGAAAGGGGAACATCCGGTTTTTCACGAGGCAGAAAATTGGATAAAGTTGGCTTGCATTCGCAAGATACAGCTGAGTTGATTTTCGAAGATTGCCGTGTTCCTGCAGAAAATGTAATCGGGCAAGAAGGCGAAGGCTTTCATTATATGATGGAAAAGCTCCAGCAAGAACGCCTTGTCGTTGCCCTTGCAGCACAAGTGGCATCTGAAGAAATGCTTTCTACGACAGTTGAATATGTAAAAAGCAGAGAGGCATTTGGAAAACCGATTAGCAAATTTCAAAATACGCAATTTAAAATTGTGGAAATGGCAACAAAGATTGAAGTAAGCCGCGCATTTCTCGATCAATTGATTGCCCGGCATATGGAAGGTGAAAATGTCGTAACAAAGATTTCTATGGCAAAGTGGTGGATAACCGATATGGCGAAACAAATCGCTTCGGAATGCATGCAGCTTCATGGAGGCTACGGCTATATGGAAGAATATAAGATTGCTAGAAGGTATCGGGATATCCCTGTCATGGCGATCTATGCAGGTACAAATGAAATTATGAAAACGATCATCGCAAAAAACATGAAACTCTGA
- a CDS encoding long-chain fatty acid--CoA ligase — MMDTQLTLVSMIERAEKYFPKKEVVSRTLSGIQRLTYKEIGARTRRLASALEKLGVEKGDRVGTLAWNHHRHLEAYFAIPNIGASFHTINLRLSQEHLIYIINHAEDKVLLIDEDLIPLIEPIKNELKTVEKYVIMSDRDELPETTLSPVYSYEAMLREGDPNYQYRTDINENDPAGMCYTSATTGNPKGVIYSHRGIYLHSLAIGLADTIGVSESDVALLIVPMFHANAWGMPFAATWFGTTQVLPGPNFTPKLLAELIESEKVTISAGVPTIWLGLLQELEKGDYDTSHVRAFLCGGSAAPKSLIRAYESKYNIPFFHGYGMTETSPLVSLSTLKSYQKDLPEEERLNIRAKQGLVVPGVEIKVVNEKGEVAWNDKEMGELLIRGPWIADEYYNDERTEEAFRDGWLHSGDVATIDEEGTIKLVDRTKDLIKSGGEWISSVDLENALMAHEAVFEAAVVAVPHEKWLERPVACVVLKEGYENIDKEELIDFLKPQFAKWWIPDDIVFMDEIPKTSVGKFLKRGLREQLENHLTSTKTE, encoded by the coding sequence ATGATGGACACACAACTAACACTCGTATCAATGATTGAAAGGGCAGAAAAATACTTTCCAAAAAAGGAAGTCGTTTCGCGTACATTGTCTGGCATACAACGGTTAACGTATAAAGAAATTGGTGCGCGCACCCGGCGGCTTGCAAGTGCGCTTGAGAAGTTAGGAGTTGAAAAAGGTGACCGGGTTGGCACGCTCGCTTGGAACCATCATCGCCACCTTGAAGCTTATTTTGCAATTCCAAATATCGGCGCTTCATTCCATACGATTAATTTGAGGCTTTCACAAGAGCATTTGATTTATATTATCAATCATGCGGAAGATAAAGTTTTGCTTATTGATGAGGATCTTATCCCATTAATTGAGCCGATTAAAAATGAGTTAAAAACGGTTGAAAAATATGTCATTATGAGCGATCGCGATGAACTGCCCGAAACAACATTATCACCGGTTTATTCCTATGAAGCGATGCTAAGGGAAGGAGATCCGAATTATCAGTATCGTACTGATATCAATGAAAATGATCCTGCAGGCATGTGCTACACGTCGGCCACGACAGGGAATCCGAAAGGTGTCATCTATTCCCACCGGGGAATATACCTTCATAGTTTAGCGATCGGCTTAGCTGATACGATCGGGGTTTCTGAGTCGGATGTTGCGCTGCTTATTGTTCCGATGTTTCATGCAAACGCATGGGGGATGCCATTTGCCGCAACTTGGTTCGGTACGACTCAAGTACTGCCTGGACCGAACTTCACCCCAAAACTGCTTGCTGAATTAATTGAATCGGAAAAAGTAACGATTTCTGCCGGAGTTCCAACAATATGGCTTGGGCTGTTGCAAGAGCTTGAAAAAGGCGATTATGACACTTCTCATGTTCGAGCATTTCTCTGCGGAGGATCAGCAGCACCAAAAAGTTTAATTCGAGCGTATGAATCAAAGTATAACATTCCGTTCTTCCATGGGTACGGAATGACAGAAACGAGTCCGCTCGTCTCATTATCAACATTAAAGAGTTACCAAAAGGACTTGCCGGAAGAAGAAAGATTAAATATTCGGGCAAAACAAGGCTTAGTCGTCCCCGGAGTTGAGATTAAGGTAGTGAATGAAAAAGGCGAAGTTGCATGGAATGATAAAGAGATGGGTGAACTTCTCATCCGCGGTCCATGGATTGCTGATGAATATTATAATGATGAACGGACAGAGGAAGCTTTCCGTGACGGTTGGCTGCATAGTGGTGATGTCGCAACGATCGATGAAGAAGGAACAATCAAACTAGTAGACCGTACGAAAGATTTAATCAAAAGTGGCGGAGAATGGATTTCATCCGTTGATTTGGAAAATGCGCTCATGGCGCATGAGGCAGTTTTTGAAGCAGCGGTCGTCGCCGTTCCACACGAAAAATGGCTTGAACGTCCCGTTGCCTGTGTTGTATTAAAAGAAGGCTATGAAAACATAGATAAAGAGGAATTAATTGACTTTTTAAAACCTCAATTTGCAAAATGGTGGATCCCTGATGACATCGTATTTATGGATGAGATACCGAAAACATCGGTTGGCAAGTTTTTAAAACGCGGATTGCGAGAACAGTTGGAAAATCATTTAACTTCAACAAAAACAGAATAA
- a CDS encoding class I adenylate-forming enzyme family protein, whose protein sequence is MDIGSSLAMNARRHPGKWAVTCEDRMYTYKEFNEEVNRFAHGLLNLGIKKQEKVALMMKNSDYFAICFYAAAKIGAVLVPINFRLVASEVKYILEQSDSVLAICDEEYESLIGQAIQGMPLVRHIVTVGKPTNATHLAYIDVLSNEMNEPGIKVNESDDLEILYTSGTTGKPKGVLLDHRRVMNVGICVTVMMGLNPNDRLLHLAPLFHSAQLNLFLISGFWLGASHVIHRDFHPVETLKAIDEHKITLLFAVPAMYTFMLQVPNANEYDLSSVQRCGYGAAPMAPDTVKKSMQLFQTDQFYNLCGLTEGGPGGVCLPPEAHKDHLGKGGKAMFLTEARVVDDKGNDVKPGEVGEFVLRGETIMKEYYKKPEETKKTFKDGWLYTGDLATIDREGYITLVDRKKDMIITGGENVYSIEVENVMSAHPQVLEAAAIGLPHEIWGEIVTAVVVPKQNEVIDKDEFTAFCRKHLAGYKIREKLYLQKFYQEMHQEKY, encoded by the coding sequence ATGGATATTGGAAGCAGCTTGGCAATGAATGCAAGGCGGCATCCCGGCAAGTGGGCAGTTACTTGTGAGGACCGGATGTATACGTACAAAGAATTTAATGAAGAAGTCAATCGATTTGCACATGGTTTACTAAATTTAGGGATAAAAAAGCAAGAAAAAGTTGCCTTGATGATGAAGAATTCGGATTATTTCGCCATTTGCTTTTATGCGGCTGCAAAAATTGGCGCTGTCCTCGTGCCGATTAACTTTCGACTGGTGGCAAGTGAAGTAAAATACATTCTTGAACAATCTGATAGCGTTTTAGCGATTTGTGATGAAGAGTACGAAAGCTTAATTGGACAAGCGATTCAAGGAATGCCGCTCGTTCGACATATCGTAACAGTTGGAAAACCAACGAATGCCACACATTTAGCTTACATAGACGTTTTATCCAATGAGATGAATGAGCCGGGAATTAAAGTTAATGAATCAGATGACTTGGAAATCTTGTACACATCCGGAACGACCGGGAAGCCAAAAGGTGTACTTCTTGACCACAGGCGTGTAATGAATGTTGGTATTTGTGTGACGGTAATGATGGGATTAAATCCAAATGACCGGCTTTTACATTTGGCGCCGTTATTTCACTCGGCCCAATTAAATTTATTTTTAATTTCTGGATTTTGGTTAGGCGCATCCCATGTGATCCACCGTGATTTCCATCCTGTCGAAACATTGAAAGCAATCGATGAACATAAGATCACGTTATTATTTGCTGTCCCCGCGATGTATACGTTTATGCTTCAAGTGCCGAATGCAAACGAATATGATCTTTCCTCAGTTCAACGCTGCGGCTACGGAGCAGCACCAATGGCGCCGGATACAGTGAAAAAAAGCATGCAATTGTTCCAAACTGACCAATTTTATAATTTATGCGGCTTGACTGAAGGAGGCCCTGGCGGTGTGTGTTTGCCTCCTGAGGCACACAAGGATCATCTTGGAAAAGGTGGTAAGGCCATGTTTCTTACGGAAGCACGGGTCGTTGACGATAAAGGGAACGATGTGAAGCCTGGTGAAGTCGGAGAATTTGTCCTCCGCGGTGAGACTATTATGAAAGAATACTATAAAAAACCGGAGGAAACGAAAAAGACATTCAAAGATGGTTGGCTTTATACTGGTGATTTAGCAACCATTGATCGAGAAGGCTACATTACCCTCGTTGATCGAAAAAAAGATATGATCATTACGGGAGGCGAAAATGTTTATTCAATCGAGGTTGAAAATGTAATGAGTGCCCACCCGCAAGTGCTAGAAGCAGCAGCGATTGGCCTGCCTCATGAAATATGGGGTGAGATTGTAACCGCTGTTGTCGTGCCAAAGCAGAATGAAGTCATTGATAAAGACGAATTTACAGCGTTTTGCCGAAAGCATTTAGCCGGATATAAAATACGCGAGAAATTATATTTGCAGAAGTTTTACCAAGAAATGCATCAGGAAAAATATTGA
- a CDS encoding CBO0543 family protein, translating to MRSRLSQKKPSFAKKLKPLLFTGIFASFSTTYLEMIFVGVGQYSFPTRPFPTVFPIHIGFTLLAIPLITVTFLVLFERTNRIYQLAMLIMLGILAVLAELIAKQLGLISFSNDWQHLYSFFGYILFFMINWLIFCLLQID from the coding sequence TTGAGATCGCGATTATCACAAAAGAAGCCGTCTTTCGCAAAGAAGCTTAAGCCGCTTTTATTTACAGGCATTTTTGCCTCATTTTCAACGACTTATTTGGAAATGATCTTTGTCGGCGTTGGGCAGTATTCTTTTCCAACCCGCCCGTTTCCAACTGTCTTTCCCATTCATATCGGTTTTACACTTCTAGCTATTCCGCTTATAACGGTGACATTTCTTGTTTTATTTGAAAGGACGAACCGAATATATCAACTGGCCATGTTGATCATGCTTGGAATACTGGCTGTCTTGGCGGAGCTTATTGCTAAACAATTAGGTTTGATAAGCTTCAGCAACGACTGGCAGCACTTATACTCCTTTTTTGGATATATCTTATTTTTTATGATAAATTGGCTTATTTTTTGTCTTTTACAAATCGACTGA
- a CDS encoding DUF2515 family protein has translation MSFICKKFSQKLPPEFIELKKEIKKAIKKRKNEMPFHLLSNPEKEIIERIREQTGKLNANNVTRTSAYFDMYLRYPNLHWAFLGHMVSRNGGWNMTDLKGELISRLLSEKEQNDFFSFLERGNWLIFQDVYPQFLIYEESVNSGSSLFHLLSYFGVSVFMEGVWNRYLEKRDDKLLAIALVINEQTYLEKRVIQNFNFLKHIIFSFEFQLQDLLGLNQVLFPYLKNEKEVGLIGETIHHFAFLSERISLGKRLYSLLFENEEMLKKVVHWAEKHPHTGSRKDFFPHVFNDVKELPPGKKYVKKLNNCTLQKNAAKLYSPQLKDSWQNAAHAPAEKGDWFADFKILKELADFEEKGNGEIENDYCETLEKLEIAIITKEAVFRKEA, from the coding sequence ATGTCCTTTATATGTAAAAAATTTTCACAAAAGTTGCCGCCGGAGTTCATTGAGTTAAAAAAGGAAATAAAAAAGGCGATAAAAAAACGCAAAAACGAAATGCCTTTTCATCTGCTGTCAAACCCGGAGAAAGAGATTATTGAGCGGATTCGTGAACAAACAGGCAAATTGAATGCAAATAATGTTACACGCACGAGCGCTTATTTTGACATGTACTTGCGATATCCAAATCTTCATTGGGCTTTTTTAGGGCACATGGTTTCCCGAAATGGCGGTTGGAATATGACTGATTTAAAAGGGGAACTCATTTCGAGGCTGCTTTCGGAAAAAGAACAAAACGATTTTTTTTCATTTTTGGAAAGAGGCAATTGGCTGATTTTTCAAGATGTATACCCGCAATTTCTGATTTACGAAGAAAGTGTCAATAGCGGGAGCAGCTTGTTTCATCTTCTTTCGTATTTTGGTGTTTCTGTTTTTATGGAAGGGGTTTGGAATCGATATTTGGAGAAAAGGGATGACAAACTCCTTGCGATTGCATTAGTAATTAATGAGCAGACGTATTTGGAAAAAAGAGTGATACAGAATTTCAATTTCTTAAAACACATTATTTTTTCATTCGAATTTCAGCTTCAAGATTTGCTGGGGCTAAATCAAGTTTTATTCCCATATTTGAAAAATGAAAAGGAAGTTGGTTTAATCGGGGAAACCATTCATCATTTTGCTTTTCTTAGCGAGCGGATTTCTCTCGGAAAACGTCTCTATTCGCTGCTTTTTGAGAATGAAGAGATGTTAAAAAAAGTTGTTCATTGGGCAGAAAAACATCCTCATACAGGTTCGAGAAAGGATTTTTTCCCACATGTATTCAACGATGTGAAAGAATTGCCGCCTGGCAAAAAATATGTAAAGAAACTAAACAACTGCACCTTGCAAAAGAATGCCGCCAAGTTATACAGCCCACAGCTTAAAGACAGCTGGCAAAACGCGGCCCACGCCCCTGCTGAAAAAGGGGATTGGTTCGCTGATTTTAAAATTCTAAAAGAACTGGCTGATTTTGAAGAAAAAGGCAACGGAGAGATTGAAAATGATTATTGTGAAACATTGGAGAAGCTTGAGATCGCGATTATCACAAAAGAAGCCGTCTTTCGCAAAGAAGCTTAA